DNA from Hypomesus transpacificus isolate Combined female unplaced genomic scaffold, fHypTra1 scaffold_407, whole genome shotgun sequence:
agtggagggagacagagtgagagacacagagcaggcTAGAGGGGGGAGATTGTCATACTGCTTGACTCATGCATACCATgccagctcctctcctctctgagtGGATGAAGCTGAGGCTCTCCTGCAGGAGATGAGTAATGCAGTCAGTATGCTCCACGCTCGCACAGTTAGCATGCGTTAGCAGCATGCTCCAGTCACCTGGAAGTGGAACATGACAGAGAAATCAACTAAATTATCTGATACACAGATACAGTATGTGtggatacagtgtgtgtgctatgCAGGCTGGACAGAATGTTTACTGGATGTAGTTTGTTGACTGAATGGTTAAAAACAAACCCTGTACTGCCAGGAAAAAAATAGGCCAGGTCTAGAAGTTATATACGTGACTTTTAATAACCAGAAAGGTTACCTTCTGAATATTTATGATACCATGGTTTTAAAATGTCCACTGTACTCTGACCTTTTGATTGACACCTCAgttgacccaataggagcttccatgccctgtCCACAGCCAACCAGGTGGCTCCCAATATCTGTGCATCCtgcccccccgctcccccctccctctcttcctttgttAACAACTCCAAATGAGCTTGTTAGCCTTATAGACAATGCAACTCTGCAGACGCTGATACCCCATATGTTGGCAATCTTTGgaaccttcaaaataaaagtccaggCGCAAAATGTCTGACAAAGCAGAGTTCTTTCAGgtgaatcagataaagcactccaatgtgctCATGCTTCAGGTTTTGTGTTTTAGCAATACTAATTGGGGATTTAGCTataatatatgatagttctaagtaccacctttcattacaGTTATTaattatgaagaaaaaaatcctGTATTTGACCTTGGTTTTTGGGAGTCTCCAAAAGAAAACGCCTGTATGTATTTTTAGAaaaatgtgtcaaatatgaatatattgtggtattatattttacttttgatttgaattgggtaaggcttcatgctgtggtccaattctgtcttccagctaatacctaccacctctaggcctcttcaggcctctgttttcaaaacaaaatccaggcggaaataaaaacgtttattttccttgtgttcaagcttttattactcaacaccagtaggactgactgAGGGGTCCCTACGACAGGGGagataacttcagagtgtcacctTTCCAAAGGATTCTTAAGAGGTTAACATTAACGACTAGCAAGCAAGCTGACAATCACATGACATTATAATGTGCCACAAATTGTTAACTAGACAGCGTAGCTAATGTTActactactgtagctagctactgtgggtTAGATAAACCTTACCTTCTTCGTAATAGTTGATGTATCTTGAAACGTAGGCTACAATTTGAACCCTATTTTCCCTCTTGCTTGAAGGGCAGCAACAGAGGATCATTAATTGTCATTTTGGGAAGATCACCCAAACTCATTTTGGGTGAGAGAACAAGCGTAACTGCTAGCTACTGGAAGTTGTTAACTGCTAAGACGAAGCTTGTCTGTCAGTGCCTTTCTAATACCTGATTTTCATTGGTCTTTACAGTCAGCCTTGGGGCGGACACCGAGGAGCGGTTGGTGGAGCATCTGTTAAACCCCGCCCACTATAACAAGCTGATCCGACCGGCTACCAATGGCTCTGAGTTGGTGACCGTCCAACTTATGGTTTCATTAGCTCAGCTTATCAGCGTGGTGAGATAgactatctgtctttctgtctgtctgtctgtctgtctgtctgtctgtctgtctgtctgtctgtctgtctgtctgtctgtctgtctgactgtctgaccgtctcactgtctgtctgtctgaccgtctcactgtctgtcagactgtctgactgtgtctCCTTGTGTGTCCACagcatgagagagagcagaTCATGACCACCAACGTCTGGTTGACACAGGTGAGTTGCCCTCTTCGGAGGTGATGGGGGCAGAGGGGGTCGcgacctcctctctgctctaaatgttctggctctgGTTGTCCACAGCTGGGGCCTTGTATAGCCGAccaggcaggtacacacacacacacacacacacacaaatacacctaCACGGCTGTGGATGTTATATGTGGGGCTGGATGACCCAGCTGGCAACCTGGGTATGGACAAAATGTGcgactttttctctcttccaaaaaaactaaaagcatTATTTAtggtttgtgctgtgtgtgagataTATCAGAGAACCAAGTAAGGAAAGTGTGAAAGAGACTCGGATATTTACGGCGTGTCAGTGGGTGATGAGAAGGCATCAGTGTTTTATAACCTCCTTCATGTGAAGGATCCAAGGGCGTCTGTGCAGACAGAGACGCTCCCTTACAACAGGCCATAATAACCCGTCATCGCCATGGTGCCGACATGGCGATGACTCCTCCTCACAGATgagtcattattatttacatttacatttagtcatttagcatttagcttatccagagcgacttacagtaagtacagggacattccccccgaggcatagggtgaagtgccttgcccaaggacaaaacgtcatttggcacggccgggaatcgatctggcaacct
Protein-coding regions in this window:
- the LOC124464730 gene encoding neuronal acetylcholine receptor subunit beta-2: MRAWTLPLCLFAIVRVSLGADTEERLVEHLLNPAHYNKLIRPATNGSELVTVQLMVSLAQLISVHEREQIMTTNVWLTQEWQDYRLTWAPEDFDGMLKV